A region from the Bacillus thuringiensis genome encodes:
- a CDS encoding YjcZ family sporulation protein yields MGYGGSWGGGFALLVVLFILLIIIRCSCFC; encoded by the coding sequence ATGGGATATGGTGGTAGTTGGGGCGGCGGCTTTGCTTTACTCGTTGTACTCTTTATACTATTAATCATTATCAGATGCAGTTGTTTCTGCTAA